The genomic interval GCGATTCGACGGCGGCGCGTTTTTCATCCAGATGAATCCATTGGAAATCGCCGGTGGCTTGGGCAAACAGATTGATTTGTTCCTGGGTGACGGTCAGCCAGTCGCCTACCGCAATCTCCTGGCCGGTTTTTTGGCGCAATTCATCCAGCGACCTGAATTCGACTGTTGGCATGGGAAATACCTTTCTATGGCCTTGTATTCGGTTTTCTGGTTCGTCGTGCAGTCGGATCTGACGCAACCCCTGCAATGGTCTATCGGGCTGATATGTAGTGTGAAATTATGGCAGAAGGCGTGCTGCCTGTCAACGCATAAGGCTTGAAAATGTTTGGCCTCATCGAACGTTGTCTGTCAGCACCAGAGACTTTGGACTTTACCAATTTCGAATACCCTGTTAGGATAGCGGCACGGTATTCAACGACTAGAAAAGGGGCACCTTTTCGGTTTTCTGCAATTTAATGAACTAAAATCATTAATTACAAAGACTCTATAAATTTCAAGCACGGTTAAGTAGCGCCACGCAGTTTGGTGAGCCTATCCATCCATTGAAGTGAACGATGAAAGGAGGTGGTTGAACCGAGAAAAACGACGTGCTGGACAGATTCCGGCGACCATCTCCGATGGTGCCTGAACTGATCGCCGGGCGTAATGCCCATTTTATTTAAATTCCAATCTCATTCATGCAAGGCGGGTAAAAGGAGGAGGGGTCTATGAAGAGGAAATTGTTTCTTTCCATGTTGATGGGTATCGCCCTTTTGACCATGATCGTTGTTCCGGCAGTGGCCCAGGACACGATTAAAATCGCCTTTGTCGAAGGATTGTCAGGCCCTTTTGCGGGCGTGGGTGACGCCGGTTACAAACACTATCAGTATATGGCGGATTTGATCAATGCCAGGGGAGGGGTGCTGGGCGGCAAGAAGCTGGAGATCGTGCCCTTCGACACCAAGTCCAGCCCCAAAGAGGCCCTGATTGTGCTCAAGGCCGCCATCGACCAGGGCATCCGTATCATCACCCAGGGCAACGCCTCCAGTGTCGCCGGCGCCTTGATCGAGGCATTGAACAAGCACAACGAGCGCAACCCCGATCAACAGGTGATTTACCTCAACTATGCGGCGGTGACGCCCGCGTTCACCAACGAGCTGTGCAGTTTCTGGCATTTCCGGTTCGACGCCCATGTGGATATGAAGATCGCCGCCATCACCGATTACATCAAAAACAAGCCGGACATCAAAAAGGTCTATCTCTGCAACCAGGACTATGTTTTCGGCCATGCGGTCAGTGATGCGGCCAAACAGATGCTGGCGGAAAAGCGCCCGGATATTGAAATTGTCGGCGACACCTTCACCCCCCTGGGGAAGGTAAAGGACTTTTCACCCTATGTGGCCAAGATCCAGGCTTCCGGCGCACAGGCGGTGATCTCGGGAAACTGGGGTGCAGACATGTCGCTGCTGGTCAAGGCCGCCAAAGACGCCGGTCTCGATGCCCAGTTCTACACCTTCTACGGCAGCGGTCTGGGTGCCCCGGCCGCCATCGGCGAAGCGGGTATCGGCAAACTCATCTCCGTGATCGAATGGCACTTCAACCTGGCCGTGGAAGAGAACAAACCCGAGGATGAAAAATTCTTCCTGGGATACCAGGAAAAGTACTCGGACGGCGGCAAGAGTCCCTACTACTATGGCCGTATCCGCACCACCATGGAGATGCTGGCCTTGGCCATCGATAAGGCCGGCAGCGCCAAGGCCAAAGATATCGCTTTTGCATTGGAAGGAATGGAGTACGACACGCCTTACGGCAAGGTGGTCATGCGGGCCGAAGATCACCAGTTGATTCAGCCCCTTTATCTTATGGTCTATGCCAAGAAGGGTGAAGGCACCGTCAAATACGACTCGGAGAATTCCGGCGTGGGCTTCAAGACCATCGCAAGGATCGAAGCCAAGGACACTGCCATGCCGACCACCTGCCAGATGCAGCGGCCAGCAAAATAGGATAATTCGAAAAGGACTTCAACCCGACCCGGTCTCGCCGGAGACGTTTGATCCGGAGAGACCGGGCGGTATCGTTGCAGGCCGATCCTCGATCAGGCCTTGGGGTAGTGCAGTCTCAGATGGCAGGAAACTCGAAAAGGCGATGTCAACGCCTTTTATTGTCTGGTGTTAACGTCTGACCGCGAAAGTGATCCTATGTTGGAATATGTTCTTTTTTCGCTGTTGAACAGCCTTGTCCTGGGCATGCTTCTGTTCATGCTCTCCAGTGGGCTCACCCTGATCTTCAGCATGATGGGCGTTCTCAACTTCGCCCATGCCAGCTTCTACATGCTGGGGGCCTACTTCGGTTATCAGATCAGCACGTGGGTCGGCTTCTGGCCGGCGCTGGTCATCGCGCCTCTCCTGGTAGGCGGGTTGGGGGCGCTTGTCGAGCGGTACGGCCTGCGAAGCCTTCACAAGTACGGCCACGTGGCCGAACTTCTCTTCACGGTAGGCTTGTTCTATATCATCGAGGAGAGCGTCAACCTCATTTGGGGGCGCAATGCCGTCATGTATCCCATACCCAGGCTACTGGATTTTCCGCTGTTTAAATTACTCGGTGCGGAGGTCTCCGCCTACCGCATGTTCATGCTGCTGATTTCAATGGGTATGTTCATTGGCCTCTACCTGGTGTTGACCCGCACGCGCATCGGTCTGATCATCCAGGCCGCATTGACCCACCCTGAGGGGGTCAATGCGCTGGGCCACAATGTGCCGGCCGTGTTCATGCTGGTCTTTGGCGGCGGATCGGCCCTGGCCGGCTTGGCCGGTGTCATCGGCGGCATCTTTCTGATCACAGAACCGGCCATGGCGGCCACCCTGGGACCCATCGTCTTCGTGGTTATCGTGGTGGGCGGCATGGGATCGTTGACCGGTGCCTTTGTCGCCTCCCTTTTGCTGGCCGCCATCCAGACCTTTGCCGTGGGTATCGAATATTCCCTGACCGACCTCTTGGCCCTGTTTGGATGGCAGGTCGACACGTCTGGTTTCTTCCGTGACATCTGGCGGATCCAGCTGTCCCACACCGGACCGATTCTGCCCTATCTGTTCATGGTCTTGATGTTGATGTTCCGGCCAAAAGGATTGATGGGAAAACGCGAGTCCTGATCATCAGAGACAGGGTAAAGGAAATCATCGATCTATGAATCACTATCTGAAGCAGTTCGGGATCTGGTTCGCCGCGGTGATCGTCTGCATTGTGTTGCCGCTGATCTTCAACTCCGGTTTTTCGCGATCCATGCTCAGCCAGATGGGGATCGCCGTCATTTTTGCACTCTCCTACAACATGCTGCTGGGCCAGGGCGGCATGCTTTCCTTCGGTCATGCGGTCTACTATGGCCTGGGCGGCTTTCTGGCCATGCACGCCCTCAATTGGGTCGGCGAGGGTTGGCCGGTACCCCTGGAACTGGTGCCCTTGATAGGGGGATTGGGCGGCGTGGTGGCCGGCATCGTCTTCGGCTGGTTGTCCACCGATCGCGCCGGCACCACCTTTGCGCTGATCTCTTTAGGTATCGGCGAATTGATCGCGGCCAGCGCCCTCAT from Desulfatitalea tepidiphila carries:
- a CDS encoding branched-chain amino acid ABC transporter substrate-binding protein, whose protein sequence is MKRKLFLSMLMGIALLTMIVVPAVAQDTIKIAFVEGLSGPFAGVGDAGYKHYQYMADLINARGGVLGGKKLEIVPFDTKSSPKEALIVLKAAIDQGIRIITQGNASSVAGALIEALNKHNERNPDQQVIYLNYAAVTPAFTNELCSFWHFRFDAHVDMKIAAITDYIKNKPDIKKVYLCNQDYVFGHAVSDAAKQMLAEKRPDIEIVGDTFTPLGKVKDFSPYVAKIQASGAQAVISGNWGADMSLLVKAAKDAGLDAQFYTFYGSGLGAPAAIGEAGIGKLISVIEWHFNLAVEENKPEDEKFFLGYQEKYSDGGKSPYYYGRIRTTMEMLALAIDKAGSAKAKDIAFALEGMEYDTPYGKVVMRAEDHQLIQPLYLMVYAKKGEGTVKYDSENSGVGFKTIARIEAKDTAMPTTCQMQRPAK
- a CDS encoding branched-chain amino acid ABC transporter permease, which produces MLEYVLFSLLNSLVLGMLLFMLSSGLTLIFSMMGVLNFAHASFYMLGAYFGYQISTWVGFWPALVIAPLLVGGLGALVERYGLRSLHKYGHVAELLFTVGLFYIIEESVNLIWGRNAVMYPIPRLLDFPLFKLLGAEVSAYRMFMLLISMGMFIGLYLVLTRTRIGLIIQAALTHPEGVNALGHNVPAVFMLVFGGGSALAGLAGVIGGIFLITEPAMAATLGPIVFVVIVVGGMGSLTGAFVASLLLAAIQTFAVGIEYSLTDLLALFGWQVDTSGFFRDIWRIQLSHTGPILPYLFMVLMLMFRPKGLMGKRES